The following are from one region of the Chiloscyllium punctatum isolate Juve2018m chromosome 24, sChiPun1.3, whole genome shotgun sequence genome:
- the LOC140494818 gene encoding uncharacterized protein, with the protein MEKDQCVEISHTKTDERRNENKEREKEREKMKDHAKERDRDREKRRSKHKENKKAERRESREREANIQSRMTTGHMMDHGNNVVLVQTPLSCHEESLIIKEDKPGKSLKSASVHNTRGATADIGSKGRSQDASGQPHYRGERDSRGGGEKILERWENPYPESRYGIPENHRSLTVERERWGDSSARCPKYSYRANLEKGEEESNRHHHDKYYSPSPESLKEPSGRIAHITHSNTNNPDLKVTEGKHRSSDKPPRPESKDVNRRRTENRHSPNVHLYMSELVPHPFETKNQMFMETRPPTEHSKRKSRKSSREDTANGMNTQWIQVTEEEALNIQDNKTGKLNKTRPESPRDLPADMGSKGRSRDDKYSSSQIQPRVERDSKGGGEKILERSEKVHLYSSYPESRYGVSENYIAVPVEDESWGDPYISPSSQRPKYSYRASMDKGEEIRYNPNKYSNSTPAEPNLRVSQKMEYTVISNIKTPEIKRKHIKHKNLVKEHMKFEPGVKDLSNIQQVLITQNPDMEHGLSKSYSKTDFAAEQNSSGFADISLSTDYPGKKTPKHSRDKINVLETWNCLESQNPVTNETDEYSQDGFTMGAIKCLEGWGKGLTYESHFDTKQGDRYSEGSPERKETHPAQRPSNVRRPRYSYGTNTDTEDESANLLKNSIANLSQIDQPVLKITNKSEYMASSTSTSPEMNRKLIKYTNSLDEQPATFSNFMNKAKQLEMATTMQPVSVYESSTVQCSVNTDMSTNNNQQVNEADHVSGTLMYKTCAAGTQVESSSTTSHDRPREWQRGVYSKPYLHDLPDGDTHRESKETTVSGDVKPMVSQSSTSLRQRVVSSLGMTLTDGTLSVDIPRPIVSASRKNLFATTPYNSEFVLNKIRSTPCHFKQQYQECQKRSLQTRKRYQEEVKAALMIQAAWKGYQTRAQIRKQAKAAVIIQAAYRGYQIRKFLSEGISENEMDDLNDIQNEDWQNPEYLDIFLEEISQSDYSESDADSTEDWLESPVSVAMGSPGNYGNDNAGQDNNSIDVSCSNPLLHYESVYHSQTCNWGGI; encoded by the exons ATGGAAAAAGATCAATGTGTAGAAATAAGTCACACGAAGACAGATGAGAGAAGAAATGAAAATAAAGAAcgtgaaaaagaaagagaaaaaatgaaggaTCATgcaaaggagagagacagagacagggaaaaGCGCAGAAGTAAACATAAAGAGAACAAGAAAGCAGaaaggagagaaagcagggagaGAGAAGCAAACATTCAGAGTCGAATGACTACAG GTCATATGATGGATCATGGAAATAATGTTGTTCTTGTCCAGACGCCCCTGAGCTGTCATGAGGAAAGCCTGATCATTAAGGaggacaaaccagggaaatcCCTTAAATCTGCCTCTGTACATAACACTAGAGGAGCAACAGCTGACATTGGGTCAAAGGGGAGATCGCAGGATGCCAGTGGTCAGCCCCATTACAGAGGTGAAAGAGACAGTCGAGGAGGTGGTGAGAAAATTCTAGAACGGTGGGAGAATCCATACCCAGAATCCAGGTACGGCATTCCTGAAAACCATAGGTCcttgactgtggagagagaaaggtggggggaCTCCTCAGCACGGTGCCCAAAGTATAGTTACAGGGCCAACTTGGAGAAAGGAGAGGAAGAGAGCAACAGACATCATCATGACAAGTACTACAGTCCTTCACCAGAGTCCCTAAAGGAGCCCAGCGGCAGAATCGCCCACATTACTCATTCAAATACCAACAACCCCGATCTAAAGGTAACTGAGGGTAAGCATCGCAGTTCAGATAAACCCCCAAGGCCAGAGTCTAAAGATGTGAACAGGAGACGGACAGAAAACAGGCATAGCCCCAATGTCCACCTTTATATGTCTGAGTTAGTACCTCATCCTTTTGAAACCAAGAATCAGATGTTCATGGAAACCCGACCCCCAACAGAGCACAGCAAGAGGAAATCCCGAAAGAGCTCAAGAGAGGACACTGCGAATGGCATGAACACCCAGTGGATCCAGGTGACCGAGGAGGAGGCTTTGAATATCCAGGATAACAAAACAGGCAAACTCAATAAGACCAGACCTGAATCGCCAAGAGACTTACCAGCAGACATGGGGTCAAAGGGACGGTCACGAGATGACAAATATTCCAGTAGTCAGATCCAGCCCAGGGTTGAAAGAGACAGcaaagggggaggagagaagaTTCTGGAACGATCAGAGAAGGTTCATCTCTACAGCTCTTACCCAGAGTCTAGATACGGAGTCTCTGAAAACTACATTGCTGTTCCAGTGGAAGATGAAAGTTGGGGGGACCCCTACATTAGCCCTTCATCTCAGCGTCCAAAGTATAGCTATAGGGCTAGTATGGATAAAGGAGAAGAGATtagatacaatcccaataaataCTCCAACAGCACACCTGCAGAACCTAACCTGCGTGTCTCACAAAAGATGGAGTACACTGTGATATCCAACATCAAAACCCCTGAGATCAAGAGAAAACACATAAAACACAAGAATTTAGTCAAGGAACACATGAAGTTTGAACCAGGTGTGAAGGACCTGAGCAATATCCAACAAGTATTGATTACACAGAACCCTGATATGGAACATGGTTTGTCCAAGTCATACTCGAAGACTGATTTTGCTGCTGAGCAGAATTCCAGTGGTTTTGCAGACATTTCTTTGTCAACTGACTATCCTGGGAAGAAAACACCAAAACATTCAAGGGATAAAATCAATGTTCTTGAGACTTGGAACTGTCTGGAATCACAAAACCCTGTGACAAATGAAACAGACGAGTACAGTCAAGATGGTTTCACAATGGGGGCAataaagtgtttggagggatgggGCAAAGGGCTCACTTATGAAAGCCATTTTGATACAAAACAGGGAGACAGGTATTCTGAAGGATCTCCTGAGAGAAAAGAAACCCATCCAGCACAGAGGCCATCCAATGTAAGGAGGCCCAGGTACAGCTATGGCACAAATACAGACACGGAAGacgagagtgcaaatctcctgaaAAACAGCATTGCAAACCTATCCCAGATCGATCAACCTGTGCTTAAAATCACCAATAAGTCAGAATATATGGCATCTTCCACGTCAACTAGCCCTGAAATGAACAGGAAATTGATCAAGTATACCAACTCACTGGATGAGCAGCCAGCCACTTTTTCTAACTTCATGAACAAAGCCAAGCAACTTGAAATGGCAACAACCATGCAGCCTGTCTCAGTCTATGAGTCATCGACTGTGCAATGCTCGGTGAATACAGACATGTCAACCAACAACAATCAACAGGTCAATGAAGCAGACCATGTTAGTGGCACCTTGATGTACAAGACTTGTGCTGCTGGAACTCAGGTAGAATCAAGTTCCACCACCTCTCACGATAGGCCAAGAGAATGGCAGAGAGGTGTTTACAGTAAGCCTTACCTCCATGACCTGCCAGATGGAGACACGCATCGAGAAAGCAAGGAGACAACTGTTTCAGGAGATGTCAAACCGATGGTTTCACAGTCATCAACCTCTCTTCGCCAGAGAGTGGTGTCTTCACTGGGAATGACATTAACAGATGGGACTCTGTCTGTGGATATCCCCAGACCAATAGTGTCAGCATCTCGGAAAAATCTCTTTGCAACCACTCCTTACAACTCTGAGTTTGTCTTGAACAAGATACGCTCAACACCTTGTCATTTCAAACAGCAATACCAGGAGTGTCAAAAGAGGTCCCTGCAGACTCGAAAACGCTACCAGGAAGAAGTGAAGGCCGCCCTGATGATCCAGGCAGCTTGGAAAGGTTACCAGACCCGAGCACAGATCCGGAAACAGGCCAAGGCTGCAGTTATAATCCAAGCCGCCTATCGTGGTTACCAGATCAGAAAATTTCTATCAGAGGGCATTAGTGAAAATGAAATGGACGACCTGAACGACATACAGAATGAGGACTGGCAAAACCCTGAATATCTAGATATCTTTCTAGAAGAGATTTCACAGAGTGATTACAGTGAGAGTGATGCGGATTCAACAGAGGACTGGCTAGAGTCACCAGTCAGTGTGGCCATGGGCAGCCCGGGGAATTATGGAAATGACAATGCAGGCCAAGACAACAACTCTATCGATGTCAGCTGCTCAAACCCTTTGTTGCATTATGAAAGCGTTTACCACTCACAGACATGCAACTGGGGAGGGATTTAG
- the LOC140494828 gene encoding uncharacterized protein, with protein MQPARPSQLPGNQGRRISESGVPKPGSKQNIASRVPPQCSQRQQEIMAEELLKLMNFAASKIQALWRGYCTRKQLYIEQGAAILLQSFWRGYQVRKLLLEQVSRPLPIHVKQAACWNQYQEQQRLLDAGQVQVQNWHHWQKEPVQLHIQQSPRWASSLQRKIRAATIIQAYWRGYLARRDLAVKIGAVVYIQSFFRGYLARRNLKADSELNIIPQDEEAEMVYYNMSYTPGFTKSQAAIHGSSHQNSSSFLTVSGTRRVSSTGSRQTESGSLLYPDKNDCVSGKGDTIQGTKPRRLLSWCPDAGQESCSGTLSAIAMDQDSKSNVFVPGYLVEGAGDTTAMSGHYDTTQTRGELITPKEKSLGQVKSEKWQKHRNVMNKERTSNLPETTATRPRYSYKFQGKVEDPSERNKTVSQYLVKSTPYTANKTRKLIRYTEELSSESFLSDRLFSKPPASKQDFNLSDLEASRQTPVSTSKSSGRKTLKQVREERAAASIIQAVWKGHCTRRSLRQQVAAATKIQAIFRSYRTRKEFESEGILPLVYSKKSNKHLIKSPGSRPVWRSSHSPPETESEKPGTETTNSTSADPRDMGTESEHIDNKSRTFHQPLQRQETVRRKLPVVILTPPPSVPETGVTSDREDEKSGHSLQKSIQTKKQIQDKVKAAGTIQAAWRGFQTRQEIRRQSRAAVKIQAQFRGFQIRKLLSSIGRQEEEEEEEEEEEEEEEDQNGSTDGAGWESSGDSPDYLYLMAEAVSGPNARESPSDRELRSPEEFWCQNSPAWRSQAKPDGAGIFVKRNPCYNPRKVTIHVKAAGGDMS; from the coding sequence ATGCAACCTGCAAGGCCCAGTCAGCTCCCTGGAAACCAGGGCCGAAGGATATCTGAATCTGGAGTCCCTAAACCAGGCTCGAAGCAAAATATTGCCTCAAGGGTGCCTCCTCAGTGCAGTCAGCGACAGCAGGAGATCATGGCAGAGGAGCTACTGAAACTGATGAACTTTGCAGCATCAAAGATTCAGGCCCTGTGGAGAGGTTACTGCACCCGGAAACAACTCTACATAGAGCAGGGTGCAGCCATCCTACTGCAATCCTTTTGGAGGGGTTACCAAGTCCGGAAGCTTCTCTTGGAACAGGTTAGCAGACCTCTCCCCATCCACGTCAAACAGGCAGCTTGCTGGAACCAATATCAAGAGCAGCAGCGGCTGTTAGACGCTGGTCAGGTTCAGGTCCAGAATTGGCATCATTGGCAGAAGGAGCCCGTCCAGCTCCACATACAGCAAAGCCCCAGGTGGGCGAGTAGTTTACAGCGAAAGATCCGTGCTGCTACCATTATCCAGGCGTACTGGAGAGGCTACTTGGCACGGAGGGACCTCGCTGTTAAAATCGGAGCTGTTGTCTACATCCAATCGTTTTTCAGGGGTTACTTGGCCAGGCGCAATCTCAAAGCTGACTCCGAACTCAACATAATACCCCAGGACGAGGAAGCTGAGATGGTGTATTATAACATGTCCTACACCCCGGGGTTTACCAAATCTCAAGCTGCCATTCACGGCAGCTCCCACCAGAACTCCAGCTCCTTTCTAACTGTGTCAGGAACAAGGAGAGTGTCATCAACAGGAAGCAGGCAAACAGAGAGTGGCTCGCTCCTGTACCCAGACAAAAATGACTGTGTCTCTGGGAAGGGTGACACTATCCAAGGGACCAAACCCCGGCGTCTCCTGAGTTGGTGCCCAGATGCTGGACAGGAAAGCTGTTCAGGGACACTGTCAGCCATTGCGATGGACCAGGATTCGAAGAGCAACGTGTTTGTTCCTGGCTATCTGGTAGAAGGTGCTGGTGACACCACTGCAATGAGTGGTCACTACGATACCACACAAACCCGAGGAGAGCTTATCACCCCCAAGGAAAAGAGTCTGGGCCAGGTGAAGTCAGAGAAATGGCAGAAACACCGAAATGTGATGAACAAGGAGAGGACATCAAACCTCCCAGAGACAACAGCAACAAGGCCCAGGTATAGTTACAAGTTTCAGGGAAAGGTGGAGGATCCAAGTGAGAGAAACAAGACAGTGTCCCAGTACCTGGTGAAATCCACCCCCTACACCGCCAACAAAACTCGCAAACTCATTCGTTACACAGAGGAGCTCAGCTCAGAGTCTTTTCTCAGTGACAGACTCTTCAGCAAGCCTCCTGCCTCCAAACAGGACTTCAACCTTTCTGATCTGGAAGCATCCAGACAGACCCCCGTCAGCACATCCAAATCCTCTGGCCGGAAGACCCTGAAGCAGGTGAGGGAGGAACGTGCTGCTGCCAGTATCATCCAGGCAGTGTGGAAAGGTCACTGTACTCGCAGGTCCCTCAGACAACAAGTCGCTGCAGCTACAAAAATCCAGGCCATTTTCCGAAGTTACCGGACCAGGAAAGAGTTTGAAAGTGAAGGGATTTTGCCCTTGGTTTACTCAAAGAAGTCAAACAAGCATCTAATCAAAAGCCCAGGGAGCAGGCCTGTGTGGAGGAGCAGCCATTCTCCACCTGAAACAGAGTCTGAGAAACCTGGAACAGAGACGACCAATTCCACTTCAGCTGATCCTCGGGATATGGGCACTGAGTCCGAACACATTGACAATAAATCCAGAACATTCCATCAACCTCTGcagagacaggagacagtcagaaggAAGCTGCCAGTCGTCATcctcacccctcctccctctgtcccagaAACAGGTGTAACGTCTGACAGAGAGGATGAGAAATCCGGTCACTCCCTACAGAAGTCCATCCAAACCAAGAAGCAGATCCAGGACAAAGTTAAAGCCGCCGGCACCATCCAGGCAGCTTGGAGAGGATTCCAGACCCGGCAGGAAATCCGAAGGCAAAGCCGGGCAGCAGTGAAGATTCAAGCCCAGTTCCGGGGATTCCAGATCAGGAAGTTACTAAGCAGCATTGGGAgacaggaagaggaagaggaggaggaggaggaggaggaggaggaagaggaagatCAGAATGGGAGCACAGACGGTGCTGGCTGGGAATCCTCTGGGGATAGTCCGGACTATTTATACTTAATGGCAGAAGCTGTAAGTGGACCCAATGCCAGGGAGTCACCAAGTGACAGGGAGCTGCGATCCCCAGAGGAATTCTGGTGCCAAAATAGCCCAGCTTGGAGAAGCCAGGCTAAACCAGACGGAGCAGGCATTTTTGTCAAGCGTAACCCTTGCTATAACCCCCGGAAGGTCACCATACACGTGaaggcagcaggaggagacatgagcTGA